TACTTCTGGACATTGTTTCAGCCTAGGTTCAGGAATCTTTTCATGGTCATCTAAGAAACAGGAAATTGTTTCACAATCCACTGCATAAGCAGAAGTCATAGCAGCAGCAACAGCAGTAAACCAAGTCTTATGACTGCTCTAAGAATTTGATCTAGCTCCAGCATAGCCCTGTTTTCGACATACTGAGATCAGATCCGGAAACCAGAAGCACTTGAATTCCGAGGTGTTTCATCTGTAGGAAAAAGAAAAGTAGCACTAACTCACTCCTCAATATTAAGCTTCAGCTTCTGGACCTGTAATACAGAAATATATGTTAGATGCTAAAACTAGAAAGAACTAATCGGAAGAGAATGGAATATATTACCTGGATAAGAAGAGCACGAGCAAGCTCCCCGGATAAGAGATTTTGAATTGGATGCATCAGTTCCTTTTCATACCTAAACTTAAATCAGCTTGCGTGATATTAGCAATAAAATAATTTGCTTCAGACATGATCTACTAGCATATAGTCTAATATGCGCTTGATCCACATAAATTCAGCATACAGCATGGAGAGTTACCAGACTACTTGAAACCGCAAAGGATAGAGCTAGGATTATCATTTTGAGTTAAAAGTCCTTCCATGATATGAGACACTTCAGTTGCTTAACTAAACATGACA
The sequence above is a segment of the Lycium barbarum isolate Lr01 chromosome 6, ASM1917538v2, whole genome shotgun sequence genome. Coding sequences within it:
- the LOC132600757 gene encoding protein DGS1, mitochondrial-like, with product MVCERGPYAFINGTVQLICDCVGDGSGVEHTYCMASSYISESIIVLSSLRYHLATFLAQFRYEKELMHPIQNLLSGELARALLIQVQKLKLNIEEAMLELDQILRAVIRLGLLLLLLL